DNA from Rubripirellula lacrimiformis:
AAACGTGAGCCGATGCCCGTGCCTCCGACGCCCCCCCGATGACTTGGAAAGATCCACCGCTATGTCTGGAACCGATTTCGCAGATACCGATGCCACCGTCGGTGTGATCATGGGCAGCCGAAATGACTGGGAAACCATGAAGCACGCCTCCGATGTGCTGAAAGAACTGGGGATCGCCCACGAATCGCTTGTCGTTTCCGCACACCGCACGCCCGCCCGAATGGTCGCCTACGCCGCCAAGGCTGATTCACGAGGGCTGAAAGTGATCATCGCCGGTGCTGGTGGGGCAGCCCATTTGCCCGGCATGGTCGCATCAGAAACCAACCTGCCGGTGATCGGTGTGCCAGTGCAAAGTCGAGCTCTGCAGGGCATGGACTCGCTACTGTCGATCGTCCAGATGCCGGGCGGAATTCCGGTTGCCACCATGTCGATCGGCAACTCGGGCGCAAAAAATGCCGGTATCCTAGCCGCTAGAATCCTGGCCCTCGCCGACGAAGCATTGGCAAAGCGACTAGCCGATTTTGTGCAAAAGCAAACCGATGCTGTTTTGGAATCCGCCGAACTGGGTTGATGCCAAGATGGGCCCCCCCGAACGTCCGCGAGCGAAGCCGCTGCGGTCCACTATCGCCGCGGACTGAATACTTCCGATGACTCCATCCAAGCTGCCCCCCATGAAAACGATTTTGCCAGGTTCGACCATCGGGATGGTCGGCGGAGGCCAACTCGGTCGTATGTTTGCCATGGCCGCAGCGTCGATGGGTTACGACGTCGTCATTTTTTGCGAGAGCGTTGATACGCCGGCGGCCCAGGTCGCCAGCCGTTCGGTGGTTGGGAAATTGGATGACATCGAAGCAATCGACGCGTTCGCCAGTCAATGCAACGTGATCACGCTGGAATTCGAAAACATCCCGGCGGAAACCATTCATCGCTGTAGCCAGTATGCGGCCACTTACCCATCGGCCGCGGTCTTGGCCGCCGCGCAAGATCGGCTAATCGAGAAAAGCACGCTACGCGATGCGGGGCTGCCGGTCACCCCATTCGCGGAAGTGCATGACGCCGCTTCGCTGGTGTCCGCCGCTGACACGCTCGGCTGGCCGCTGGTCGTGAAGACCGCCCGCAGCGGTTACGACGGCAAGGGACAGCACAAAGTTGAAACCGCCGCCGATGCCGACCAAGTCCCGTGGGAAACCTTCGATTCCTGGATCGCCGAAAAGTGGGTTCCGTTCGACTGCGAAGTGTCGGTCGTCGTGGCTCGCCGCGCCGACGGCGTTAGCGAGACGTTTCCGGTCTTCGAAAACTCGCATGCCAATCATGTCCTGGATGTTTCGGTTGTTCCAACATCGGTGTCCGACGCGGTCGCCGACAAGGCCCGCCAGATCGCTGATGCGGCCGCACGTCACTTAGACGTTGTTGGGATTCTGTGTGTGGAGTTCTTCGTCGCCGGTGACGAGGTGATGATCAACGAAGTCGCCCCTCGCCCTCACAACTCGGCTCACTTGACAATCGAAGCCTGTCACACCAGCCAGTTTGAACAACATGTCCGCGCGGTTTGCGGGCTGCCACTGGGGTCGACGGAGATCCGCTGTGGAGCCGCTGCGATGGCGAACCTGTTGGGCGACGTCTGGCCGACCGATGCCGGAACGCCGCCATGGGACCAATCGCTAGCGGATCCGGCTGCATCGCTGCACCTGTATGGCAAACGAGAAGCCAAAACGGGCCGAAAGATGGGCCACATCACCGTGACAGCCCCGACCGCGCAAGAAGCCAAACAAAGAGTCATCGCGGCGAGGGACAATCTGACTTCGTAGCCGGCGATACGATTCGCTATTGTCACCGGTGATCCGGCTACTTGTTTTTCAGTCGCCAAATCGAATCGACGTGTTCATCTCGCCGGGTCAGTGCATCCACCACGCGGCCCAACAAGACCAGGCTAGGGCTATCATCGGGATGGGCGTGGACCAGCGAAGCCAGACTTCGCGCGGCTCCCGTCAGATCGCCGCTATCGAAGGCGCGCAAGGCGGATTCGTAACGTTCGGACATCGACCGCCATTCTTCGTTCGCTCCGCCTTTGAGTTCGTGGATCAACACCGGTTCTTTGATTCCGACGACCTGCACCATTGCCAATCGGCGATGATCGAATGCCTTCCCGATGGCTTGGGCCGTTGAATCGGAGATCAAAGCAGCGACGCCTAATTTTTTGGTGATCCCTTCGACACGCGACGCAAGGTTCACCGCGTTTCCTAACGGGCCGTATTTGAATTTGACCTTCGATCCAGTGTTCCCGACCCTTGCGACGCCGGTATTGATTCCGATCCCAAATCCGAACTTGTCCGGCGTGATCTCTTTCCATCGTTCACGAAGCGGTTCGATCAGTTTCAACATCTCGACTGCCGAACGACAGGCGCGGGCGGCGTGATCGGGCATCTCGGCCGGTGCCCCCCACATCGCCATCAGTTCATCACCCACATAATCCACTAGGACTCCGTCGGTGTTGGTCACACATTGGCTAAGTTCGGTCAGCACATCATTGATCCACTCGATCGTTTTCTTGGGCCCAACTCGCTCGGACACCGTGCTGAATCCGCGGATATCGCAAAACAGAACGGTGACCTCGGCATCACGACCGGCCAACAGGTCGTCGTTCTTCTCCAACCGCTCGGCGATGGCGTGTGAGAAGAACTGCGTCAGGGACGATCGAATGGCTTCTTGCCGCTGCCGCGCGATGCCCGACGAAACGGCTCCTGCCATGACCTCTAGCAGTGCGGCTTCCAGATCGCCGATCGGTGTATCACCGGCACCGGACCCGTATCGGCGGTCGCCATAGATGGCACCGATGACCTCGCGTTTTTCGTTCAGGATAGGGGCAGCGACCGCGCGATCGAGCACCATCATCGACGAATCCGCCGTATGCATGTAATTGGCGGGGTCGTAGATGACCGTCTTGCCGGTCGCCAGCACGCGATCGGTCAGCCCACGGCTGAAGTTCATCGGTGCGCTAGATCCATCGCCACCATCGGTTTCGTGGGTCGCCATTTCTTGACCCGCCGAATAGGACGAACGGACTGTCCATTCGTCGCCTTCACGCAACAACACCAGTGCACGGTCCAGTTCGACCATCGTGGCAACGGCGGAAACTGCGGAGTCAAAAAATTCGTTCGACCCAGCCGCCTTCTGGACCACTGTCAGAGCGGCTCGCACCAGATCGACCGCGACTCGTCCATGATCTTGACGGCTGCCACCATCAAATAGTTCTTTCAGCCGGACGGGAGCCACGTTCTCCATCGTCGATTCGACTTGTCCCGACAACGTTCGGAACATTTCGCCATCGCCACTGCTGGTTGGCGAAACGATGCTTTCAGGGTCCGATTGGTTGAGCCGCAGCATCCGATTTTCGGGCAGCTGGACGATGATCTCGTCAGCCGACTGGAACGATTTCCCAGGCGCGAGTGGCTGGGTTTGCCCACCAACGAAAAACGACATCCGCGAATGGGCGTTGGTGACCTGCAATTCGCCCGAATCCAAGACGTCGATGCGGACGGCGATGCGAGGCACTGCCCGTGCGGAGACCGGTGCGATCACCAGTCGTTGGCGATCGCCGAGGTCCTGCAGGTCTCGGGGGCCAGGATCGCCTTCCATTTGACGACCAATCTCTAACGGTGTGCGGGAGACACCATTCCAGGTTTGTTGAGCGCCATCAAAAACAGTGACTTCGACCTTTTGACCCACGTTGTTGCTTCTACTCGGCGAGAGAACACGGATGATTTCGCGACAATTGGCATGCCCGAATAAGCGACCACCCCTCACCCAAGGCCGGCAAGAGCAAAGTCCTTGCCGTGAATGTACACCGCATCGACGCCCAGTGCAGCGAACCGTCCCAGAAAGACTTCTTCGATGGGCCTGCGATGATGGGTTTCTGGGTCACGCAGCGGATGCCGGTTCAGACCATCGGTTCTTTGCCAAAATCCACCCTCGCATTCAGCTTCGCCCCGCCTAAACTGGGCTGGTTCTGACCGCTTCCCTACGCACCAGGTCTTGGCCAACCATGTTCTCCCGATCGTCCGATCGACGCCGCCACCGAGGTTCGCAGCATCGCAGCTATCGCGGCACGTATCGCCGGGCCACGATGCAGCATCTGAACCAGCGGTGTCTGTTGGCTGGCGATATCGAAATTGTGGCGGCTGGTTCAGCCGACGAATCGTCGTACCGTCGAGACGAAATTCAAGTCGGCTCGGACACTCGCGTGACCTATACGCCGCTGGTCGACCGGGCATCCATTGGCACCGACAAAATCGTCGCTGACCTGGTCGCCGGACGCCACGTCACCGTCAAAGTCAACAACGACGATCTTGACCAACTCGGAAAATTGCGATTGCTGGATCCGATCATTGTTTCCGGCGGCCTACCGGCAAGTCTGGAACTTCTAGCGACGGACCAGTTGCTGGTCCAACAGTCGATTCGGGCGACTGCCGGAAGTCTTCAACTTCGCTTGGACGTCACCGCTACCGGATCGCAACCGGTTTCGGCAACGTCGCAGATCATCGTCGACGCAGGGGTAACGATTGCGACCGGCGACGGGACCGTCGATGTCGGAAGGTCCGTAAGCGATCTAGTCAGCCTGGATTCGGCCTCGCGACCGTCTGTATTGGTTCAAGGGAATGTCCAAACGCGAGACGGATCGATTCGGATTCACGGCCAGCTTGACGAAGCAACGGCGTCGATCGATAGCGTCAGAGGTGCAGCGGTGTCGGTATCAGGATCTCTCGTGACCGTGGGCGGGACGATCGAGGTCAGCGGACTCGCTTTTGCATCGGACGCGGCACCGTCACCTCCGCTCGCAACGTCGCAACCGATGGATGCCGTTCAGATCACCGGAATCGTCCAGTCCCATCGCGGTCGAATCATCATCGATGGCATCAACAGTCGATCCGAACCAGGGGATCGCGGTGTCGCCCTGGTCGGCGCCAACCTTTCGGTCGTTCAAGCAAACACCAGTCTTGGATCCAGCATCGTTGTTCAAGGTGTATCTGCCCCAGCGGATATCACCGGCGGTGTCCAGGAACCTGCCAGTGAACCGGTCTCTGTCCCATGGCCCAGTATCGGATTGCTGGTTTCCGCCAACACCACAATCAACGGATACGCCAGCGAAGTCGAACTGCTCGGCCGTGGGCTCGCAGACTCGGCCGCCGCGACCGGTCCATCCATCGACGCGGTGATCGAGGGACGCATTGCGTCCGACACGATCCTGGTTTCGATCCAATCAAAATTGAATGTATCCGCATCGGCAGAATTCGCTTCCGATTCGATCCAGTTCCGCGCGGCAGGAACCGCATCCCGCGCCGGTGTCGTCAGCATTCACTACGCGGCCGACTTTGATTCGAGTCCCTTGATCACGACTCACGCGCCGGGCGATCCGCCCAGCAGCCAACAGGTTCAGTTGCAAATCAACGGTCCTGAAGCCACGCAGGCAACCATCCTGGAATTGGGGCCGTTTGCAGGCGAAGTGACGATCGTTGGCACGCCGCCATCGCCGGCAAAGAATTTTCTGTTCCAAAACGCATCTCTGGTATCCGTTCAGTCGACCAGTGTCGACCTGTTGGTCCAAGCGTTTCATGCGGGTGAACAGCAGTATCGAATCGGGCAACAGAACACGGACATCACCTTTGGCACTTCGGTCGGCACGACCTACCGCACCCCTGCACCGTCGAACTCTTTGTCGATCCAAACCGGTAGCGGATCCGACACGGTTCAGATCGATGCGTTGACTCTGACGCTGCCCGGTGGGTTGACGGTCACCGATCTGGATACCGTTGCTGACGACACGGTCCGTTTCGTGGGCGGGTACGAGAATCTGTCTTCGACGGGCTCGTTGCGGATCGATGCGAACGTCATTTCGATCGCCGCGAATGTGATCAACCGAGACGGTGAGGTTTCGCTAGGCGTGCCTGGAAAAGTCGGACGGGTCGAATTTGAAACGGCCAACCCCATTGGCCCGATCCACTTGGTCGGCGGTCCGATTCAGATGGCGTTTCCGGTCACGATCGCAAACGACGTGTCGATATCAACGGAAATCGCGGGGATACGTTTTGCGGATGCCGTTGACGAATTCGCTGCGTCCTCATCCTCTGGCGCCGCTAGTCCCATGGCGGGTCATTCGTTGGTCTTGTCTGCCGCCCAGCAAATCCAGTTTGCGGCCGGGGTTGGCCAATCGGCACCACTGGGCGAAATTGAAATCGTTTCCGCACGATCGCTATCGTTGGCGGGCAGCGTCAACACGAGCGGCGACCAATCTTTCGTAGCGCCGGTTCACACCAATGCTTTGCAGACGGTCTTCGCAAGCCAAAGCGGTAACATCCATTTTGCTGATACGCTGGACGCACAATCCAGTGGTTCGATCGACATCGACGCAGGCGGCCGTCTGCAGTTGCGCGGAAGCGTAGGAGCAAACCACAAACCATCGGCCAT
Protein-coding regions in this window:
- the purE gene encoding 5-(carboxyamino)imidazole ribonucleotide mutase — protein: MSGTDFADTDATVGVIMGSRNDWETMKHASDVLKELGIAHESLVVSAHRTPARMVAYAAKADSRGLKVIIAGAGGAAHLPGMVASETNLPVIGVPVQSRALQGMDSLLSIVQMPGGIPVATMSIGNSGAKNAGILAARILALADEALAKRLADFVQKQTDAVLESAELG
- a CDS encoding 5-(carboxyamino)imidazole ribonucleotide synthase, with translation MKTILPGSTIGMVGGGQLGRMFAMAAASMGYDVVIFCESVDTPAAQVASRSVVGKLDDIEAIDAFASQCNVITLEFENIPAETIHRCSQYAATYPSAAVLAAAQDRLIEKSTLRDAGLPVTPFAEVHDAASLVSAADTLGWPLVVKTARSGYDGKGQHKVETAADADQVPWETFDSWIAEKWVPFDCEVSVVVARRADGVSETFPVFENSHANHVLDVSVVPTSVSDAVADKARQIADAAARHLDVVGILCVEFFVAGDEVMINEVAPRPHNSAHLTIEACHTSQFEQHVRAVCGLPLGSTEIRCGAAAMANLLGDVWPTDAGTPPWDQSLADPAASLHLYGKREAKTGRKMGHITVTAPTAQEAKQRVIAARDNLTS
- a CDS encoding adenylate/guanylate cyclase domain-containing protein; the protein is MGQKVEVTVFDGAQQTWNGVSRTPLEIGRQMEGDPGPRDLQDLGDRQRLVIAPVSARAVPRIAVRIDVLDSGELQVTNAHSRMSFFVGGQTQPLAPGKSFQSADEIIVQLPENRMLRLNQSDPESIVSPTSSGDGEMFRTLSGQVESTMENVAPVRLKELFDGGSRQDHGRVAVDLVRAALTVVQKAAGSNEFFDSAVSAVATMVELDRALVLLREGDEWTVRSSYSAGQEMATHETDGGDGSSAPMNFSRGLTDRVLATGKTVIYDPANYMHTADSSMMVLDRAVAAPILNEKREVIGAIYGDRRYGSGAGDTPIGDLEAALLEVMAGAVSSGIARQRQEAIRSSLTQFFSHAIAERLEKNDDLLAGRDAEVTVLFCDIRGFSTVSERVGPKKTIEWINDVLTELSQCVTNTDGVLVDYVGDELMAMWGAPAEMPDHAARACRSAVEMLKLIEPLRERWKEITPDKFGFGIGINTGVARVGNTGSKVKFKYGPLGNAVNLASRVEGITKKLGVAALISDSTAQAIGKAFDHRRLAMVQVVGIKEPVLIHELKGGANEEWRSMSERYESALRAFDSGDLTGAARSLASLVHAHPDDSPSLVLLGRVVDALTRRDEHVDSIWRLKNK